The following proteins are co-located in the Pseudomonas antarctica genome:
- a CDS encoding TIGR02285 family protein produces the protein MARPYQCRFIPLCLMSVMLGVWPLSAHAEDTLIWLLRDLPPITIFEGPQKGQGALDELLPILAKRLPQYRHTVMHVNRARGIQMLRSPSLTCDPSLLWTPERAKYIVFSAQAFVVVSNGVTIQRSQQEAMAPFIAEGQFDLQAFLESHKARIGATAERSYGPAIDEQLKHAAPHTLALHYGNDALGSLLQMQRLGRLEAVLGYPPEIRYHARQQGIAAQDLMFYPIKGSARYQRSHIGCSDTPQGRQAMQRIDQAIRDIPQARVQQSYASWLDPVMRAQYLLDNPSFFQSFPEP, from the coding sequence ATGGCTCGCCCGTACCAATGCCGGTTTATCCCTCTGTGCCTCATGAGCGTGATGCTCGGCGTGTGGCCGCTCTCGGCGCATGCCGAGGACACGCTGATCTGGCTGTTGCGCGACCTGCCGCCCATCACCATCTTTGAAGGGCCTCAGAAAGGCCAGGGGGCACTGGATGAGTTGTTGCCGATACTCGCCAAGCGCCTGCCGCAATACCGCCACACCGTGATGCACGTCAACCGCGCTCGCGGCATTCAAATGCTGCGCTCGCCGTCCCTGACCTGCGACCCCTCGCTGCTGTGGACGCCGGAGCGCGCGAAGTACATTGTGTTTTCGGCCCAGGCATTCGTGGTGGTCAGCAACGGGGTGACGATCCAACGCAGCCAGCAGGAGGCAATGGCACCCTTTATTGCCGAGGGCCAATTTGATCTGCAAGCCTTTCTCGAATCCCATAAAGCGCGCATTGGCGCTACCGCCGAACGCAGCTACGGCCCCGCCATCGACGAACAGCTCAAGCACGCTGCTCCCCACACCCTGGCATTGCATTACGGCAATGACGCCCTTGGCAGCCTGTTGCAAATGCAGCGTCTTGGGCGGCTGGAAGCGGTGTTGGGTTACCCGCCGGAAATCCGCTATCACGCCCGGCAACAGGGTATCGCTGCCCAGGACCTGATGTTCTATCCCATCAAGGGCTCAGCGCGTTATCAACGTTCGCATATTGGTTGCTCGGATACGCCTCAAGGCCGTCAGGCCATGCAGCGAATCGATCAGGCGATACGGGATATCCCACAGGCGCGGGTCCAGCAATCCTACGCGTCATGGTTGGACCCCGTGATGCGCGCGCAGTATTTGTTGGACAACCCGAGTTTTTTCCAGAGTTTCCCTGAGCCCTGA
- a CDS encoding DUF3509 domain-containing protein translates to MESISLLLEEALSPYQVTLTTSGLQGECLVTVKNPAGAIVVEREVDRAQLTDKRVLVDVVDCLLRDLKIAEGRLEPSVIAALRNAAQTRGAALA, encoded by the coding sequence ATGGAAAGTATCAGCCTATTGCTCGAAGAAGCACTGAGCCCTTATCAGGTTACGTTGACCACCTCGGGCCTACAGGGCGAGTGCCTGGTGACCGTGAAGAACCCTGCTGGCGCTATCGTCGTCGAGCGTGAAGTCGATCGGGCCCAATTGACCGATAAGCGTGTACTGGTGGATGTGGTGGATTGCTTGCTACGCGATCTGAAAATCGCTGAAGGGCGCCTGGAACCCTCGGTTATCGCAGCATTGCGTAACGCAGCCCAAACCCGTGGCGCCGCCCTCGCATGA
- the thrC gene encoding threonine synthase has translation MRYISTRGQAPALNFEDVLLAGLATDGGLYVPENLPRFTQEEIASWAGLPYHELAFRVMRPFVTGSIPDADFKKILEETYGVFSHSAIAPLRQLNGNEWVLELFHGPTLAFKDFALQLLGRLLDYVLEKRGERVVIIGATSGDTGSAAIEGCKHCENVDIFILHPHKRVSEVQRRQMTTIFGENIHNIAIEGNFDDCQEMVKNSFADQSFLKGTRLVAVNSINWARIMAQIVYYFHASLQLGGPARSVSFSVPTGNFGDIFAGYLARNMGLPINQLIVATNRNDILHRFMSGNQYVKETLHATLSPSMDIMVSSNFERLLFDMHGRNGAALAGLMDSFKQGGGFSVEQERWTETRKLFDSLAVDDAQTCETIAEVYAQTGELLDPHTAIGVKAARECRRSLDIPMVILGTAHPVKFPEAVEKAGVGKALELPEHLADLFEREERCTVLANDLKAMQAFVSQHGNRGKPL, from the coding sequence ATGCGTTATATCAGCACCCGCGGCCAGGCACCGGCCCTGAATTTCGAAGACGTTTTGCTGGCAGGCCTTGCCACTGACGGCGGCCTGTATGTGCCGGAAAACCTGCCACGTTTCACCCAGGAAGAAATTGCGTCCTGGGCGGGCCTGCCGTACCACGAGCTGGCGTTCCGGGTGATGCGCCCGTTCGTCACCGGCAGCATTCCGGATGCGGATTTCAAAAAGATTCTGGAAGAGACTTATGGCGTGTTTTCCCACAGCGCCATCGCCCCTCTGCGTCAGCTGAACGGCAACGAATGGGTGCTGGAGCTGTTCCACGGCCCGACCCTGGCGTTCAAGGACTTCGCCCTGCAATTGCTGGGTCGCCTGCTCGATTACGTGCTGGAAAAGCGCGGCGAGCGTGTGGTGATCATCGGCGCTACGTCCGGTGATACCGGTTCGGCCGCCATCGAAGGTTGCAAGCACTGCGAAAACGTCGACATCTTCATCCTGCACCCGCACAAGCGCGTGTCGGAAGTGCAGCGTCGCCAGATGACGACCATTTTCGGTGAAAACATCCACAACATCGCCATCGAAGGCAACTTCGATGACTGCCAGGAAATGGTCAAGAACAGCTTCGCTGACCAGAGCTTCCTGAAAGGTACGCGCCTGGTGGCGGTAAACTCGATCAACTGGGCCCGGATCATGGCTCAGATCGTCTACTACTTCCACGCGTCCCTGCAGTTGGGCGGCCCGGCGCGTTCGGTGTCGTTCTCGGTGCCGACCGGCAACTTCGGCGACATCTTTGCCGGCTACCTGGCGCGCAACATGGGCCTGCCGATCAACCAGTTGATCGTCGCCACCAACCGCAACGACATCCTGCACCGCTTCATGAGTGGCAACCAGTACGTCAAGGAAACCCTGCACGCCACATTGTCGCCGTCCATGGATATCATGGTGTCGTCGAACTTCGAACGCCTGCTGTTCGACATGCACGGTCGCAATGGCGCCGCCCTGGCTGGCCTGATGGACAGCTTCAAGCAAGGTGGCGGTTTCAGCGTCGAGCAAGAGCGCTGGACCGAAACCCGCAAGCTGTTCGACTCCCTGGCCGTGGACGATGCGCAGACCTGTGAAACCATCGCTGAGGTCTACGCCCAGACCGGCGAACTGCTCGACCCACACACCGCCATCGGTGTGAAGGCCGCACGCGAATGCCGTCGCAGCCTGGACATCCCGATGGTGATTCTGGGCACTGCCCACCCGGTCAAATTCCCGGAAGCGGTGGAGAAGGCCGGTGTTGGCAAAGCGCTGGAGTTGCCCGAGCACCTGGCTGACCTGTTCGAGCGTGAAGAGCGCTGCACGGTGTTGGCGAACGATCTGAAAGCCATGCAGGCGTTTGTCAGCCAGCACGGCAATCGCGGTAAGCCGCTCTGA
- a CDS encoding homoserine dehydrogenase — MKPVKVGICGLGTVGGGTLNVLQRNAEEISRRAGRGIEVAQIATRTPKPQFQTTGIAITNDVFAVATNPEIDIVIELVGGYTVARELVLKAIENGKHVVTANKALIAVHGNEIFAKAREKGVIVAFEAAVAGGIPVIKAIREGLSANRINWVAGIINGTGNFILTEMREKGRTFEDVLAEAQALGYAEADPTFDVEGIDAAHKLTILASIAFGIPLQFDKAYTEGITKLTTADVNYAEALGYRIKHLGVARSTPAGIELRVHPTLIPADRLIANVNGVMNAVMVNGDAAGSTLFYGAGAGMEPTASSVIADLVDVVRAMTSDPENRVPHLAFQPDSLSAHPILPIEACESAYYLRIQAQDHPGVLAQVASILSERGINIESIMQKEVEEQNGQVPMILLTHRVLEQRMNDAIAALEALQGVVGPVVRIRVEHLN; from the coding sequence GTGAAACCGGTCAAAGTAGGCATCTGTGGGTTAGGGACCGTCGGTGGCGGCACCTTGAACGTACTTCAGCGTAATGCTGAAGAAATTTCCCGCCGTGCAGGGCGTGGGATTGAAGTGGCGCAAATTGCCACGCGTACGCCAAAGCCTCAGTTCCAAACGACCGGTATTGCGATTACCAACGATGTCTTCGCCGTGGCCACCAACCCTGAAATCGATATCGTCATCGAGCTGGTTGGCGGTTACACCGTGGCCCGCGAGCTGGTGCTCAAGGCCATCGAGAACGGCAAGCACGTGGTCACCGCCAACAAGGCGCTGATCGCCGTGCACGGTAACGAGATCTTCGCCAAGGCGCGCGAGAAGGGCGTGATCGTTGCGTTCGAAGCGGCTGTGGCCGGCGGCATCCCGGTGATCAAGGCGATCCGTGAAGGCTTGTCCGCCAACCGTATCAACTGGGTGGCCGGCATCATCAACGGCACCGGCAACTTCATCCTCACCGAAATGCGCGAGAAGGGCCGTACCTTCGAAGACGTGCTGGCCGAAGCCCAGGCGCTGGGTTACGCCGAAGCCGACCCGACCTTTGACGTGGAAGGCATCGACGCGGCCCACAAGCTGACCATCCTGGCCTCCATCGCCTTTGGTATCCCGCTGCAGTTCGACAAGGCCTACACCGAAGGCATCACCAAGCTGACCACTGCCGACGTGAACTACGCCGAAGCCCTGGGCTACCGCATCAAGCACCTGGGCGTGGCGCGCAGCACTCCGGCCGGTATCGAGCTGCGTGTGCACCCGACGTTGATCCCGGCCGACCGCCTGATCGCCAACGTCAACGGCGTGATGAACGCCGTGATGGTCAACGGTGATGCAGCCGGCTCCACGCTGTTCTACGGCGCCGGTGCCGGTATGGAACCGACGGCCTCCTCGGTCATCGCCGACCTGGTGGACGTGGTCCGCGCCATGACCAGCGACCCGGAAAACCGCGTGCCGCACCTGGCCTTCCAGCCGGACTCGCTGTCGGCCCACCCGATCCTGCCGATCGAAGCCTGCGAAAGTGCCTACTACCTGCGCATCCAGGCTCAGGATCATCCGGGCGTGTTGGCCCAGGTTGCCAGCATCCTGTCGGAGCGCGGCATCAATATCGAGTCGATCATGCAGAAGGAAGTCGAGGAGCAAAACGGCCAGGTGCCGATGATCCTGTTGACCCACCGCGTGCTCGAACAGCGCATGAACGATGCCATCGCCGCCCTCGAAGCCCTGCAAGGGGTGGTTGGCCCGGTGGTGCGGATTCGCGTCGAACACTTGAACTAA
- a CDS encoding thioredoxin fold domain-containing protein, whose amino-acid sequence MRLTQIIAAAAIALVSTFVVADDAAEQTIRKSLANLQLDTPIESISASPMAGLYEVKLKGSRVLYASADGQYIVQGYLFQLKDGKPVNLTEKAERLGVSKLINGIPVAETVVYPAIGETKTHITVFTDTTCPYCHKLHAEVPALNKMGIEVRYVAFPRQGLGSPGDEQLQAVWCSADKKAAMDKMVDGKEIKSAKCANPVSKQFALGQSIGVNGTPAIVLADGQVIPGYQPAPQVAKLALGAK is encoded by the coding sequence ATGCGCTTGACCCAGATTATTGCCGCCGCAGCCATTGCGTTGGTTTCCACCTTTGTTGTCGCCGATGACGCCGCCGAGCAGACCATTCGCAAGAGCTTGGCCAACCTGCAACTCGACACGCCGATTGAAAGCATCAGTGCCAGCCCGATGGCCGGGCTGTATGAAGTCAAGCTCAAGGGTAGCCGTGTGCTGTACGCCAGTGCCGATGGCCAGTACATCGTCCAGGGTTACCTGTTCCAGTTGAAAGACGGCAAGCCGGTCAACCTGACCGAGAAAGCCGAGCGCCTGGGCGTGTCCAAGTTGATCAACGGCATTCCAGTGGCTGAAACCGTGGTTTACCCGGCCATCGGCGAGACCAAGACTCACATCACCGTGTTCACCGACACCACCTGCCCGTACTGCCACAAGCTGCACGCCGAAGTGCCTGCGCTGAACAAAATGGGTATCGAAGTGCGCTACGTCGCGTTCCCGCGCCAGGGCCTGGGCTCGCCGGGTGACGAACAACTGCAAGCCGTATGGTGCTCGGCCGACAAGAAAGCCGCCATGGACAAAATGGTCGATGGCAAGGAAATCAAGTCGGCCAAATGCGCCAACCCGGTTTCCAAGCAGTTCGCCCTGGGCCAGTCGATTGGTGTGAACGGTACACCGGCCATCGTTTTGGCTGATGGCCAAGTAATTCCGGGCTACCAGCCTGCGCCACAAGTTGCCAAACTGGCGCTGGGTGCAAAGTAA